One genomic window of Glycine soja cultivar W05 chromosome 9, ASM419377v2, whole genome shotgun sequence includes the following:
- the LOC114368034 gene encoding uncharacterized protein LOC114368034, protein MERVLADVLRDQRNLGNKGDGNWKAVAYSTATQILSKRFGVHLMADNVKNRFKLWRTWYGIVSDILSQSKFDWDSTKYMITVENEIAWNEHVKSHEEVKRFRFKVIPNWDDIVDLCAKDRATGLGAENALDADDIMSKETNEEEAIHSVIFYLEGSSSITRKNIHPSKSGEKEGMISSMKEVAESLKEFVEVTKKKMENKKKMEIKEAQEVVHEVVSELDSIPNSNGALPHRTIDWLTENLIKFAIIKALPLDEKEDYISSFMP, encoded by the exons ATGGAGCGTGTGCTAGCTGATGTGCTTAGAGATCAAAGAAATTTGGGCAATAAAGGTGATGGAAATTGGAAAGCAGTAGCATACAGTACTGCAACTCAAATTTTGTCCAAGCGTTTTGGAGTTCACCTCATGGCAGATAATGTTAAGAACCGTTTTAAGCTTTGGAGAACATGGTATGGAATTGTGAGTGACATTCTTAGTCAAAGTAAATTTGACTGGGATAGCACAAAGTACATGATTACcgttgaaaatgaaattgcatggAATGAACATGTAAAG tcacATGAAGAGGTCAAACGATTTCGATTTAAAGTCATTCCTAATTGGGATGATATTGTTGACCTATGTGCAAAGGATAGAGCTACTGGACTCGGAGCAGAAAATGCATTAGATGCAGATGATATCATGAGCAAAGAAACAAATGAAGAGGAAGCAATTCATAGTGTGATTTTTTACTTAGAGGGATCAAGTTCCATCACAAGAAAAAACATTCACCCAAGTAAGAGTGGAGAGAAAGAAGGGATGATTTCCTCAATGAAAGAAGTAGCTGAGTCATTGAAAGAATTTGTTGAAGTGACTAAGAAGAAGATGGAGAACAAAAAAAAGATGGAGATAAAAGAAGCTCAAGAAGTGGTACATGAAGTGGTGAGTGAGCTAGATAGTATACCTAATTCTAATGGTGCACTTCCACATAGAACAATCGATTGGTTGACAGAAAATCTCATTAAGTTTGCGATTATAAAAGCTCTTCCATTGGATGAGAAGGAGGATTACATCTCATCTTTTATGCCTTGA
- the LOC114368033 gene encoding glutaminyl-peptide cyclotransferase-like, whose product MASSVFLSVYLIISVIVLLSNRCCAFQCGVSYDTITVLNAFPHDPQAFTEGLLYHGNDTLFESTGLYGESSVRKVALRTGKVENIQKMDDSLFGEGLALLNNRLFQLNWLQKDGFIYEPKNLSQIGTFKYDMKEGWGLATDGKVLFGSDGSSTLYQFEPQPFKVVSKQVVYYKGHQVHNLNELEYINGEVWANVLPTDCIVRISPHDGRVLGWILLQNLRKELVEAGEISDRDFLNGIAWDGEQNRIFVTGKLWPKLYEIKVSPIKKPIEEGIIEQLCLYEPLNGGFVLADPAQRE is encoded by the exons ATGGCCTCTTCCGTATTCCTTTCCGTTTATCTCATTATCTCCGTCATCGTCCTTTTGTCGAACAGGTGCTGCGCGTTTCAATGCGGGGTTTCCTACGACACGATCACCGTCCTCAACGCGTTCCCTCACGACCCACAAGCCTTCACTGAG GGTCTTCTTTATCATGGAAATGACACCTTATTTGAGTCAACTGGCCTTTATGGGGAG TCATCCGTCCGTAAAGTTGCTCTTCGTACTGGGAAG GTTGAGAATATTCAGAAGATGGATGATTCTTTATTTGGTGAAGGCTTAGCTCTCCTCAATAATAG GCTGTTCCAGCTAAATTGGTTGCAGAAAGATGGTTTCATATATGAGCCAAAAAATTTAAGCCAA ATAGGGACATTTAAATATGATATGAAAGAGGGTTGGGGTCTGGCAACTGATGGAAAAGTCTTGTTTGGAAGTGATGGCAGTTCAACATTGTATCAATTTGAGCCTCAACCATTTAAAG TTGTATCAAAACAAGTTGTTTACTACAAGGGTCATCAAGTGCACAATCTCAATGAATTGGAATACATAAATGGTGAAGTTTGGGCCAATGTTTTGCCG ACTGACTGCATTGTAAGAATCTCTCCCCATGATGGAAGGGTTCTTGGATGGATTCTCCTCCAAAATTTGAG GAAAGAACTTGTGGAAGCTGGGGAGATTAGT gATCGTGATTTTTTGAATGGGATAGCATGGGATGGTGAGCAGAATCGTATTTTTG TGACTGGAAAACTATGGCCAAAGCTGTATGAAATCAAGGTTTCACCTATAAAGAAACCAATTGAAGAAGGGATCATCGAGCAACTTTGCTTGTATGAGCCTTTGAATGGGGGATTTGTGTTGGCTGACCCAGCCCAAAGAGAATGA
- the LOC114368030 gene encoding glutaminyl-peptide cyclotransferase-like, whose translation MNVALIYFSLSLSLSPSEPSLMAASKLFSASLLVSMVTLLVLSSDKCLALQCGVSYETITVVNEFPHDPQAFTQGLLYTGNDTLFESTGLYGESSVRKVALCTGKVDIIHKMDDSYFGEGLTLLNSRLFQVTWLRTNGFIYDPKHLSQIGTFNHDMNDGWGLATDGKVLFGSDGSSTLYQMIQTDPQTFKAVSKQVVYYKGHEVHNLNELEYINGEVWANVLPTDCIVRISPSDGSVLGWILLQDLKKELVEAGAISEDNILNGIAWDGEQKRIFVTGKLWPKLYEIKVSPIKEPIEEGTIEQLCLPEPYVPPSNLVLADPAQRE comes from the exons ATGAACGTtgcattaatatatttttctctctctctctctctctctccctctgaACCCTCTCTCATGGCTGCTTCCAAGCTTTTTTCTGCTTCTCTCCTGGTCTCCATGGTCACCCTCTTGGTCCTTTCGTCGGACAAGTGCCTCGCGTTGCAATGCGGGGTTTCCTATGAGACAATCACCGTCGTCAATGAGTTTCCTCACGATCCACAAGCCTTCACTCAG GGCCTTCTTTATACTGGAAATGACACCTTATTTGAGTCAACTGGACTTTATGGGGAG TCATCTGTCCGTAAAGTTGCTCTTTGTACTGGGAAG GTTGACATTATTCACAAGATGGATGATTCTTATTTTGGGGAAGGTTTAACTCTCCTCAATAGCAG GCTCTTCCAAGTAACTTGGTTGCGGACAAATGGTTTCATATATGACCCAAAACATTTAAGCCAA ATTGGGACATTTAATCATGATATGAATGATGGTTGGGGTCTGGCAACTGATGGAAAAGTCTTGTTTGGAAGTGATGGCAGTTCAACATTGTATCAAATGATTCAAACTGATCCTCAGACATTTAAAG CTGTATCAAAACAAGTTGTCTACTATAAGGGTCATGAAGTACACAATCTCAATGAATTGGAATACATAAATGGTGAAGTTTGGGCAAATGTTTTACCG ACTGACTGCATTGTAAGAATCTCTCCGAGTGATGGCAGTGTTCTTGGATGGATTCTCCTCCAAGATTTAAA GAAAGAACTTGTTGAAGCAGGGGCGATTAGT gaaGATAATATTTTGAATGGGATAGCATGGGATGGTGAGCAAAAGCGTATCTTCG TGACTGGAAAACTGTGGCCAAAGCTGTATGAAATCAAGGTTTCACCAATAAAGGAACCAATTGAAGAAGGGACCATTGAGCAACTTTGCTTGCCTGAGCCTTATGTACCTCCATCGAACCTTGTGCTGGCTGACCCAGCCCAAAGGGAATGA